One Sediminibacillus dalangtanensis genomic region harbors:
- a CDS encoding fructose-1,6-bisphosphatase codes for MNTKYLDLLAQKYNSEEKVVTEIINLEAILNLPKGTEHFVSDLHGEYKAFQHVLRNGSGKVKEKISDLFAKELSEEEITEFATLVYYPEEKLQLIKNNFNNTQELNEWYTEMIERMIKLISYASSKYTRSKLRKALPEQFVYIIEELLYKTDEFTNKKEYYTKIVQEIISLGQADKLIIGLAYTTQRLVVDHLHVVGDIYDRGPEPDKIMETLINYHSVDIQWGNHDVLWLGAFAGSKVCLANIIRICARYNNLGIIEDAYGINLRPLLNLAEKYYADNPAFRPKKQPEEKLSDYEEWQITKIHQAITMIQFKLESPIIKRRPYFNMSDRLLLDKVDYDKNEVTIHGERYPIENPCFATVNPERPEELLEEEAEVIDRLLFSVQHSEKLARHMKFLMKKGSLYLKYNSNLLIHGCIPLDEDGNMESMEVDGKSYKGRELFDVFERHLRHAFAHPEETDDLATDMVWYLWTGESSSLFGKRAMTTFERYFIKDKKTHKEQKNPYYYLREQEDICRKILEEFDMDPDQGHIINGHTPVKEIEGENPIKANGKMIVIDGGFSKAYQPTTGIAGYTLLYNSYGMQLVAHKHFNSKEEILQNGMDVLSVKRLVDKELERKKVRETNVGEELLQQVSILNDLLEYRYLK; via the coding sequence TTGAACACCAAATACTTAGATTTGCTAGCCCAGAAATACAACAGTGAAGAAAAAGTGGTAACGGAGATTATTAACCTGGAGGCGATTCTCAATCTGCCCAAGGGTACCGAACATTTTGTCAGTGACCTTCACGGCGAATATAAAGCCTTTCAGCATGTTTTAAGAAATGGTTCAGGCAAAGTGAAAGAGAAAATAAGCGACCTGTTCGCCAAGGAGTTATCAGAGGAAGAAATCACCGAATTTGCGACATTGGTATATTACCCGGAAGAAAAACTTCAGTTGATTAAAAACAATTTCAACAATACACAAGAATTAAATGAATGGTACACGGAAATGATCGAGCGGATGATCAAGCTGATTTCCTATGCTTCCTCCAAATATACTCGCTCCAAACTAAGGAAAGCATTGCCGGAGCAATTCGTATATATTATCGAAGAACTGTTGTACAAAACAGATGAATTCACCAACAAGAAAGAATATTATACAAAAATCGTCCAGGAGATTATCTCGCTCGGGCAAGCAGACAAGTTAATTATCGGGCTTGCTTATACAACCCAAAGACTGGTTGTCGATCACCTTCATGTCGTAGGCGATATTTATGATCGGGGACCGGAACCGGACAAAATCATGGAAACGCTGATCAATTATCATTCCGTTGATATCCAATGGGGCAACCACGATGTGTTATGGCTGGGTGCTTTTGCAGGGTCCAAGGTTTGTCTCGCCAACATCATTCGGATATGCGCTCGCTATAACAATTTAGGTATCATCGAAGATGCTTATGGCATCAATCTCCGGCCGCTTCTCAATCTTGCTGAAAAGTACTATGCTGACAATCCGGCTTTCCGGCCGAAGAAACAGCCGGAGGAAAAGTTGTCCGATTATGAAGAATGGCAAATTACGAAAATTCATCAGGCAATCACGATGATTCAATTCAAGCTCGAAAGTCCGATCATCAAGCGGCGTCCATACTTCAATATGTCCGACCGGCTGCTGCTAGACAAAGTTGATTACGATAAAAACGAAGTGACGATTCACGGAGAAAGGTACCCAATTGAAAACCCATGCTTTGCCACAGTCAATCCAGAGCGTCCGGAAGAACTGTTGGAGGAAGAAGCAGAAGTGATCGATCGACTGCTGTTTTCTGTTCAGCACTCGGAAAAGCTGGCCAGACACATGAAGTTCCTGATGAAAAAAGGCAGTCTTTACTTGAAATATAACAGCAACCTGTTGATTCATGGCTGTATTCCTTTGGATGAAGATGGAAATATGGAGAGCATGGAGGTTGATGGCAAAAGCTACAAAGGGCGGGAGCTATTTGATGTTTTTGAGCGCCATTTGCGCCATGCCTTTGCCCATCCGGAAGAGACAGACGATTTGGCGACGGATATGGTCTGGTATTTATGGACCGGAGAATCTTCCTCTTTATTCGGAAAAAGAGCGATGACCACCTTTGAAAGGTACTTCATCAAGGACAAGAAAACGCACAAAGAGCAGAAAAATCCTTATTACTACTTACGCGAACAGGAAGACATTTGCCGGAAAATTCTCGAAGAGTTCGACATGGACCCGGATCAGGGCCATATCATCAATGGCCATACACCGGTAAAAGAAATTGAAGGGGAGAATCCCATCAAAGCCAATGGAAAGATGATCGTGATAGACGGAGGCTTCTCCAAGGCTTATCAACCGACAACGGGAATTGCGGGCTATACGTTGTTATACAATTCCTACGGGATGCAGCTCGTCGCCCACAAACATTTTAACTCAAAAGAAGAAATCCTGCAGAACGGGATGGATGTATTATCCGTGAAACGACTGGTTGATAAAGAACTAGAAAGGAAAAAAGTGCGGGAAACAAACGTCGGCGAGGAACTATTGCAGCAAGTATCGATTCTGAACGATTTATTGGAATACCGGTATTTGAAATAA
- the bla gene encoding class A beta-lactamase, with protein sequence MKFTLYIALLCLTMLTACSNAENKTDASSNEKSEAAKTIDLDEAFTEIEEAFDTRLGVYAIDTGSNQSVEYNPDERFAYSSTYKLLAAAFLLKQNDLQDLEEVVTYSKDDLVTYSPVTEKHVDTGMTLLEISEAAIRKSDNTAGNFLLDALGGLAHYKQALREIGDDVTQPERYETELNAFSPGNERDTSTPRAMANNLRKVALGDFLPKEKQALLIDWMKGNANGDALIRAGKPEGWTVGDKSGAGSYGTRNDIAIVWPPGREPIVMAVMSRHKTEDAEYDDELVAKAAEATLNAFK encoded by the coding sequence ATGAAATTCACCCTATACATAGCGTTGCTGTGTCTGACAATGCTAACTGCTTGCTCAAATGCAGAAAATAAAACAGATGCATCATCCAATGAAAAAAGTGAAGCAGCGAAAACCATCGATTTAGATGAAGCGTTCACCGAAATCGAGGAAGCGTTTGACACACGACTGGGGGTCTATGCTATTGACACGGGCTCGAATCAAAGCGTCGAGTACAATCCGGATGAGCGTTTCGCTTATTCTTCCACGTACAAATTACTAGCCGCGGCATTCCTGTTGAAGCAAAACGACCTCCAAGATCTTGAGGAAGTCGTGACCTATAGCAAGGATGATCTGGTTACCTATTCTCCTGTAACGGAGAAACACGTGGATACTGGCATGACACTTTTAGAGATAAGCGAGGCGGCCATTCGAAAAAGCGATAACACCGCCGGCAATTTTTTGCTGGATGCTCTTGGAGGTCTTGCCCACTATAAGCAAGCCTTGCGTGAAATCGGCGATGACGTGACACAGCCCGAGAGGTATGAAACCGAATTGAATGCATTTTCACCAGGAAATGAACGTGATACCAGCACTCCAAGAGCTATGGCCAACAACCTGAGAAAAGTCGCACTTGGTGATTTTCTTCCAAAGGAGAAACAAGCATTACTTATCGATTGGATGAAAGGAAATGCAAATGGAGACGCATTGATACGTGCAGGAAAACCGGAAGGATGGACAGTCGGGGACAAAAGCGGAGCCGGAAGTTACGGCACAAGGAATGATATTGCCATTGTATGGCCTCCAGGGAGAGAACCAATCGTCATGGCGGTAATGTCCCGGCACAAAACAGAGGATGCAGAGTATGACGATGAGCTGGTTGCAAAAGCAGCCGAAGCCACACTTAACGCTTTTAAGTAA
- a CDS encoding BlaR1 family beta-lactam sensor/signal transducer: MPDFHLAVCMFVSSVVVIAIVLIRKIFQNQLSSKWQYNLWFLLLTALTLPFLPARIVHVGASFVWHQNQTNNPSPTNSSPENLLTENGRAWAHDFSISVNRFDVTWLNQILTIVWVAGILVMVGLNLHAWLKLRQVKKSARAMTNQQILSIFETCKQRLHVSQKPVLADSPLFKSPMTFGIFKTYVILPRGAEAWLSEEELTYIFLHELHHVKYKDIVTNYLVVLFQMLYWYNPLIWMAFRKMRLDREIACDHAVLKTLAPDDYAAYGNTIIKFARKSSFSASRFAMVNQLASSKQHLKKRIERIAAFSTESRRLTLKSMAIFSLLAALVVCQIPVVSAMSYGEDRIHFENNQTTYEDLKFFFNGYEGSFVLYDLQKAQYHIYNKEKSVLRVSPNSTYKIYDALFALDAGVITPGQTSLKWDGTTYPYKAWNQNQNLYTAMENSVSWYFQELDKKIQRRPIQAYLQKIQYGNQNLSGGMESYWLESSLKISPVEQVQTLKNFYTNQLMFKEKHVQLVKESIKLETKDHAALYGKTGTGTVNGKDVNGWFIGYVETKNNTYFFATNIESNKHANGSTAAGITKSILKDKNLY, translated from the coding sequence ATGCCAGACTTCCACCTGGCCGTATGCATGTTTGTATCTTCTGTCGTGGTCATTGCCATCGTACTGATCCGGAAGATTTTTCAGAACCAGCTATCATCCAAATGGCAATACAATTTATGGTTTCTTTTGCTGACTGCGCTAACACTTCCCTTTCTCCCTGCACGTATAGTGCACGTTGGAGCTTCATTCGTGTGGCACCAGAACCAAACGAACAATCCATCGCCGACCAATTCTTCCCCAGAGAATCTCCTAACGGAAAACGGAAGAGCTTGGGCGCACGATTTTTCCATTTCCGTCAATCGGTTCGACGTGACATGGCTAAATCAAATCCTGACCATTGTCTGGGTTGCTGGCATCCTTGTGATGGTTGGCCTGAACCTGCATGCATGGCTGAAGCTGCGCCAAGTAAAAAAATCTGCCAGGGCCATGACGAATCAGCAAATACTCTCTATATTCGAGACATGCAAGCAACGTTTGCATGTCTCGCAAAAACCTGTGCTGGCGGATTCACCGCTTTTTAAGTCGCCGATGACGTTCGGCATTTTCAAAACCTATGTCATCCTGCCCCGTGGGGCAGAAGCATGGCTTTCCGAGGAAGAACTGACATACATTTTCCTTCATGAGTTACATCACGTGAAATATAAAGACATTGTCACGAATTACCTGGTCGTCCTGTTTCAAATGTTGTACTGGTATAATCCGCTGATTTGGATGGCATTCCGGAAAATGCGGTTAGACCGGGAAATTGCCTGTGACCATGCCGTCTTGAAAACACTCGCTCCAGACGACTATGCAGCCTACGGAAACACGATCATCAAGTTTGCGCGGAAATCCTCCTTTTCTGCAAGCCGGTTCGCCATGGTCAACCAACTAGCCAGTTCCAAGCAACACTTGAAAAAAAGGATTGAGCGGATCGCTGCCTTTTCAACAGAATCCAGACGATTAACATTAAAAAGCATGGCGATATTCAGCTTGCTTGCAGCCCTGGTCGTTTGTCAGATACCGGTTGTTTCGGCCATGTCTTATGGAGAGGATCGTATCCATTTCGAAAACAACCAGACAACATATGAGGATTTAAAGTTTTTTTTCAACGGGTATGAGGGCAGCTTCGTCCTGTACGATTTGCAGAAAGCACAATACCATATCTATAATAAAGAGAAAAGTGTGTTAAGGGTTTCGCCGAACTCCACCTACAAAATTTACGATGCGTTATTTGCATTAGACGCTGGTGTCATTACTCCCGGGCAGACTTCTTTGAAGTGGGACGGAACAACTTACCCATATAAAGCCTGGAACCAAAATCAAAATCTATATACTGCGATGGAAAACTCCGTGTCCTGGTATTTTCAGGAGCTGGACAAAAAGATTCAAAGGCGTCCTATTCAAGCCTACCTTCAAAAGATACAATACGGTAATCAAAATTTATCTGGTGGAATGGAATCATACTGGCTGGAATCTTCGTTAAAGATCTCACCAGTTGAACAAGTGCAAACGCTCAAAAACTTTTATACAAATCAATTGATGTTTAAGGAAAAGCATGTTCAACTCGTAAAAGAATCCATTAAGCTGGAGACAAAAGACCATGCAGCACTATATGGAAAAACCGGCACAGGCACGGTCAACGGAAAAGATGTGAACGGCTGGTTCATCGGATATGTAGAAACGAAGAACAACACCTATTTCTTTGCAACCAATATCGAAAGCAACAAGCATGCAAATGGCAGTACGGCTGCCGGGATTACAAAATCCATCTTAAAAGACAAAAATCTTTATTAA
- the blaI gene encoding penicillinase repressor BlaI: MRNEIPSISESEWEVLKVLWHKAPQTANDIISSLQVQTTWKPKTVRTLLDRLTKKEVIGVNKEQRVYTFYPLYSQNECQRAKTASFVKRFYDGTLKSMLVQFMEDEELSDEDIKELQSILDSKQDRQ, encoded by the coding sequence ATGAGAAATGAGATACCCAGCATTTCAGAGTCGGAATGGGAAGTGTTGAAAGTGCTTTGGCATAAAGCGCCGCAAACAGCAAATGACATCATTTCCTCTTTGCAGGTCCAAACAACCTGGAAGCCGAAAACAGTGCGCACCCTGTTAGACCGACTAACCAAAAAAGAAGTCATCGGCGTTAACAAGGAACAGCGAGTTTATACGTTTTATCCACTTTATTCGCAAAACGAATGCCAACGCGCTAAAACAGCGTCTTTTGTGAAACGATTTTATGACGGGACGTTAAAATCGATGCTCGTTCAATTTATGGAGGACGAGGAATTGTCCGATGAAGATATTAAAGAACTGCAATCTATTTTAGATAGTAAGCAGGATAGACAATAA
- a CDS encoding methyl-accepting chemotaxis protein — MSIEELNLKTLRKKNNVILMMLILSVILGTVVEMSLGKPLELILTIAIGGGVLCIVVAFLNITKRLTKQLAYLSIIGLGMLLGAIIIVSPSENNLSLIYFLLICSALYMNLILYAIGTIFGVGLLIFAFTLNGDVYSSDIGTYLLLFSLAVIVLFFQQKIMGSLEKNLSSTQIAMAEKLEKEEAQRVTLADNSEVIAANMHKIEGQSEEEKAVTRELNMALQEMASGTQSQENAIADITNAIESTANQVDVMNGRVDQIIDSTTHMTSQIDEGRSQSQVLSNQMDEFKQFIQLTQKNMQQLSGNIESSLGSIQAIQEITSQTNLLALNASIEAARAGEAGKGFSVVAEEIRKLAETTDTTAVQISTTLNEIHSNNLDTQDQMSNVASKMDENIEGTIKNKAIFESIEKSIANLKQEIHSFSTVAKNIDQETGSIEGAVSEFASILQQASASLEEISATVQSQTENKEQLAQLIQNTNKATQNLANLF, encoded by the coding sequence ATGTCAATCGAAGAACTAAACCTCAAAACCTTGAGAAAAAAAAATAACGTCATCTTGATGATGCTGATCCTATCGGTCATCTTGGGTACCGTCGTGGAGATGAGTTTAGGAAAACCACTGGAGCTTATTTTGACCATTGCTATCGGCGGCGGAGTACTATGTATCGTTGTCGCTTTCTTGAATATAACCAAGCGTCTGACAAAACAATTGGCTTATTTGTCGATAATCGGGTTGGGGATGCTTTTGGGAGCGATTATCATTGTCAGCCCCTCGGAAAACAACCTTTCTTTAATTTACTTTTTATTGATTTGTTCCGCCCTTTATATGAACCTGATCCTCTATGCCATCGGAACCATTTTCGGAGTCGGATTGCTCATTTTCGCTTTCACTTTAAACGGAGATGTCTATTCATCCGATATCGGCACCTATTTGCTGTTGTTTTCTTTAGCTGTCATAGTTCTGTTTTTCCAACAAAAAATCATGGGCAGCCTGGAAAAGAACCTCAGCTCCACCCAGATTGCAATGGCAGAAAAGCTGGAAAAGGAAGAAGCACAGCGTGTTACGTTAGCAGATAACTCGGAAGTCATTGCAGCCAATATGCATAAGATAGAAGGACAATCGGAAGAAGAGAAAGCAGTGACCCGGGAGCTCAACATGGCGCTTCAAGAGATGGCGTCTGGAACCCAGTCACAGGAAAATGCCATCGCCGATATTACAAATGCAATTGAAAGCACCGCAAATCAAGTGGACGTGATGAATGGCCGAGTGGACCAAATTATCGACTCGACGACTCACATGACGTCACAAATCGACGAAGGCCGCTCGCAGTCGCAAGTACTGAGTAACCAAATGGACGAATTCAAGCAGTTTATTCAATTAACGCAAAAGAATATGCAGCAGCTCAGCGGGAATATCGAATCCTCCCTTGGATCCATCCAGGCAATTCAGGAGATTACTTCACAAACGAATCTCCTTGCACTGAATGCATCCATCGAGGCGGCAAGGGCCGGGGAAGCTGGAAAAGGGTTCTCTGTAGTAGCCGAAGAAATCCGAAAACTTGCTGAAACAACAGATACAACAGCTGTCCAGATTTCTACCACCTTGAATGAAATTCATTCGAACAATCTCGATACACAAGATCAAATGAGTAATGTCGCCAGCAAAATGGATGAAAATATCGAAGGGACGATCAAGAACAAAGCTATCTTTGAATCGATTGAAAAATCGATCGCTAATTTGAAACAGGAAATCCATTCGTTTAGTACTGTCGCGAAAAATATTGATCAAGAAACCGGATCCATCGAAGGAGCAGTCAGCGAATTTGCTTCCATATTACAACAAGCCTCCGCTTCTTTGGAAGAAATCTCGGCAACTGTCCAATCCCAAACGGAAAATAAAGAACAGCTTGCCCAATTGATCCAAAACACAAATAAAGCCACGCAAAACCTTGCCAATCTTTTTTAA
- a CDS encoding helix-turn-helix domain-containing protein, producing MNFAEKLKKERKDKGWSQEELAEKLFVSRQSISKWENGQNFPSIEIIIKLSDLFGVTIDELLRSDEELKEKVINDSRQLAYPKWKEFFDIVFLIGVVLLVIKLVVIFLNKVAGWDLTLYGGSFLWNFGPLILMVGGGIGSGMVKEKYKED from the coding sequence ATGAACTTTGCTGAGAAGTTGAAAAAGGAAAGAAAAGATAAAGGCTGGTCCCAGGAAGAATTGGCCGAGAAACTTTTTGTCAGCCGGCAGTCGATTTCAAAATGGGAGAATGGCCAAAATTTTCCCAGCATTGAAATTATCATTAAGTTAAGTGATTTATTCGGAGTCACGATTGATGAATTATTGAGAAGTGATGAGGAGCTGAAGGAAAAAGTGATAAACGATAGCAGACAATTGGCCTATCCAAAATGGAAGGAGTTTTTTGACATCGTATTTTTAATCGGTGTTGTTCTTTTGGTAATTAAGTTAGTCGTTATCTTTTTAAATAAGGTAGCGGGATGGGATTTAACCTTATATGGCGGGTCCTTTTTATGGAATTTCGGACCGCTGATTCTCATGGTCGGGGGAGGAATTGGTTCCGGTATGGTGAAAGAGAAGTACAAAGAAGATTAA
- a CDS encoding sodium:solute symporter family protein → MSVEAITIIMVLITFGLYTGIGWWSRVKDTSSFYVAGQNVPTVANGAAIAADWMSAASFISMAGLVAFLGYDGTIYLMGWTGGYVLLALLLAPYLRKFGKFTVPDFIGDRFYSSSARTVAAIATIFISLTYISGQMRGVGIVFSRYLQVDIIIGVLIGMAIVGFFALLGGMKGITWTQATQYFVIIIAFLIPAIAISLQLTGNPIPQLALTGSDIVDRLTSIQIDLGMTEYMAPFTDLSMLNVFMITLALMAGTAGLPHVIVRFYTVKNVRAARWSAVWAIIFIALLYLTAPAVGAFAKYNLINTIADQPLEEVQDIDWVNKWESTGLLQFNDLNGDGIVNFSEGEANEVVIDGDIIVLSTPEVANLAPFIIALVATGGLAAALSTASGLLITMSSAVSHDIYYRIFNKEASEKQRLRVGRITLLVALLIAAYVGINPPGFAGEVVALAFGLGAASLFPVILLGIFDKRMNKEGAIAGILTGLIFTLLMIGLILSESIFGTEGAILDSFFGINAQGVGVIGMALNFIVSFIVSRNTPAPPVEIQQLIENVRAPEVDSELEIAATTEDN, encoded by the coding sequence TTGAGTGTAGAAGCAATTACCATCATCATGGTGCTGATAACATTTGGTCTCTATACAGGGATTGGCTGGTGGTCGAGGGTAAAGGATACGTCCAGCTTTTATGTGGCTGGACAAAATGTTCCGACGGTCGCGAACGGAGCCGCGATTGCTGCGGATTGGATGTCCGCTGCCTCGTTTATTTCCATGGCGGGACTTGTTGCGTTTTTAGGATATGACGGGACCATCTACTTGATGGGCTGGACTGGCGGATATGTTCTTTTAGCCTTATTATTGGCACCATACTTAAGGAAGTTCGGAAAATTCACTGTGCCCGATTTTATCGGGGACCGGTTTTATTCCAGCTCTGCCCGTACGGTTGCAGCGATAGCGACAATCTTTATTTCACTGACCTATATTTCAGGACAAATGCGCGGTGTCGGCATAGTCTTTAGCCGTTATTTACAAGTAGACATAATCATTGGTGTTTTAATTGGAATGGCCATTGTCGGTTTCTTTGCCCTGCTTGGAGGGATGAAAGGGATCACCTGGACACAAGCTACCCAATATTTTGTCATCATTATTGCCTTTTTAATCCCCGCAATCGCCATTTCACTACAATTGACAGGTAATCCAATTCCACAGCTGGCTCTTACCGGCAGTGATATCGTGGATCGGTTGACTTCCATTCAAATCGACCTTGGTATGACAGAGTACATGGCGCCTTTCACCGATTTATCCATGCTTAATGTGTTCATGATTACGTTGGCATTAATGGCAGGAACAGCTGGGCTGCCACACGTTATCGTCCGTTTCTATACTGTCAAAAATGTCCGGGCCGCCCGTTGGTCAGCGGTGTGGGCAATCATTTTCATTGCTTTGCTTTATTTGACTGCTCCCGCCGTCGGTGCATTTGCGAAGTATAACCTGATCAATACCATTGCCGACCAACCGCTGGAGGAAGTGCAAGATATCGACTGGGTAAACAAATGGGAATCAACCGGGTTGCTGCAATTCAATGACCTCAACGGGGATGGAATCGTCAATTTTTCAGAAGGGGAAGCTAATGAAGTCGTCATCGACGGGGACATTATTGTTCTTTCCACGCCTGAAGTTGCCAATTTAGCTCCATTTATTATTGCGCTTGTTGCAACAGGTGGTTTGGCGGCTGCCCTGTCGACCGCTTCAGGATTGCTGATCACCATGTCGAGTGCAGTCTCACACGATATCTATTACCGGATTTTTAATAAGGAAGCTTCTGAAAAACAACGGTTGCGGGTCGGACGGATTACCTTATTGGTTGCTCTGTTGATTGCCGCTTATGTAGGTATCAATCCGCCAGGGTTTGCCGGGGAAGTCGTTGCCTTGGCATTCGGTTTAGGTGCAGCGAGCCTCTTTCCGGTCATCCTGCTTGGAATTTTCGATAAGCGGATGAATAAAGAAGGGGCCATCGCCGGTATTCTTACAGGCTTGATTTTCACGCTTTTGATGATCGGGCTGATTCTCTCGGAATCTATCTTTGGAACAGAGGGAGCCATTTTGGACAGCTTCTTTGGCATCAATGCGCAAGGCGTCGGTGTGATCGGAATGGCATTAAACTTCATCGTAAGTTTCATTGTCTCCCGCAATACGCCTGCACCTCCAGTGGAAATCCAGCAGCTGATAGAAAATGTGCGGGCACCTGAAGTGGACAGCGAGCTGGAGATTGCAGCGACGACAGAAGATAACTAG
- a CDS encoding DUF4212 domain-containing protein encodes MGEPERVQTLDDKQSWYWKKNIKLISFLLVIWFLVGLGGGVLFAAPLNEVPFFGVTLSFWIAQQGAILVFILLILSYAIRMDKLDREYAEKKDQ; translated from the coding sequence ATGGGAGAACCAGAAAGAGTACAAACACTTGATGACAAACAGAGTTGGTACTGGAAGAAAAACATCAAGCTTATTTCGTTTTTACTAGTAATTTGGTTTCTTGTTGGGTTAGGTGGAGGTGTGCTTTTTGCCGCTCCTTTAAATGAAGTTCCCTTTTTCGGGGTAACGTTGTCATTCTGGATTGCACAGCAGGGCGCTATCCTGGTTTTTATCCTGTTAATATTAAGCTATGCCATCAGAATGGACAAATTGGACCGAGAGTATGCTGAAAAGAAGGATCAATAA